The Mangrovivirga cuniculi genomic sequence GTATAAATTATTATCAGGGCTTTACGGATATTATGAAGATGGGGTCAAACAAAGTAAGAAATTCATCTTTGAATTTTTACTTTAAAGTCCCTATAGGTACTGGTAAGGATGCGGCTGGTGATTGATCATATAATTCTAGGTAAGGTTGAAAAATTGAAAGGGTGACTGCATATGTTCGTATTATTCGATTCACAAAAGTTAAAATAGTATCGATACTATTTTTTCTATTGACTCATAACTTTGCTTTTGCTCAGCAAACTGAGAATGAACCATTAAGAGTACCTAGTGAAGATGATATTGTTATAACAGCAGAAAGGTATGTTCCCAGGCCTACCTTCTTAGAATTGTCGTATGAGTCATTTCAGTCGTTTTTTGTTACTGCTAAATATCGTGATGTAAATGAATCTGCGCAGGTCGAACAGAACTTGGTAAGAAAGATCAAATTCAGATTTCCCATTATACTTAAAGATAGATTGAATTTAATTGGTGGGTTTGGGTACCGTCATGAACAATTTAAATTCGAAAAACAGTCAGATCCTGATTTTCCCTTATTTGTTCGATTTGAAGACAAGCCTCTGAAGCAAATAGCCTTTAAGCTGTATTTTAAAAAAGACCTGCAGAAGGATCATTTTCTATATATTTATCTCCAGAGTTCGCTCAATAGTGATGTACCTACATTTGATGATTTAAGTGATCAATTAAAATTATCGCTGACCACTATATATGGTAAAAACATTAGTCCTCATAAATCTATAGGGTATGGAATATCTTTTGGATATGATTTTGGGCGCCCCGCCATTTATCCAGTGTTTATTTTAAATAATAATTTCAATCTGAATTGGGGTTATGAATTGTTATTGCCTAAAAAAGCTCAGATCAGGTATTCGCCTAATAATTCCAATCATTTTTATACAGGTGTTGAAGTTCAGGGAGCTAGTTATCATTTGCGAAATGAAGTGCTTCAGGATTTCTCAAAATTAGAATTCAGGAGGTCATCTATTCGTGCTTTGTTTACTTATGAGAGAGAGGTGTATGATTGGATTTGGGTCGGTTTGAAGATCGGTTATCGTTATCCAATTAACATATACATAAGTGAACCCAGA encodes the following:
- a CDS encoding LamG domain-containing protein, giving the protein MTAYVRIIRFTKVKIVSILFFLLTHNFAFAQQTENEPLRVPSEDDIVITAERYVPRPTFLELSYESFQSFFVTAKYRDVNESAQVEQNLVRKIKFRFPIILKDRLNLIGGFGYRHEQFKFEKQSDPDFPLFVRFEDKPLKQIAFKLYFKKDLQKDHFLYIYLQSSLNSDVPTFDDLSDQLKLSLTTIYGKNISPHKSIGYGISFGYDFGRPAIYPVFILNNNFNLNWGYELLLPKKAQIRYSPNNSNHFYTGVEVQGASYHLRNEVLQDFSKLEFRRSSIRALFTYEREVYDWIWVGLKIGYRYPINIYISEPRKRRRDALILLDANGAPYLRFSIFLVPPKVLIDKAKSSF